The following proteins are encoded in a genomic region of Amphiura filiformis chromosome 18, Afil_fr2py, whole genome shotgun sequence:
- the LOC140138817 gene encoding uncharacterized protein → MKKLSPYLVDRLPVHTCKYCTQRFYYSTCRYLLHLRFHENWTYPYRNGSFQQACAAYRRHLSLHHQSCAQSFCSREKINLHKRISTNQKRDRYKIIPWVKNKTRHVRIRTKGKSVHDQHDKLKKRLTICLKKLNLEEILKGNFIGDHLKSNKYYCCDKETLTVCERSKNELNHTKEKPYQCRYCNKSFSHQNDTIQHERIHTKENPYRCKYRNKSFSQASIKPTHERIDSKEKLYQCRYCNKGFLWAGNRTIHERIHTKEKPYKCKYCTNCFSAPGHKTRHERSHTKEKPYQCKYCEKSFSQSYNKAAHERIHTKVTYQCRYCKKGFAYGGNKTKHERIHTKEKPYQCKYCNKSFSRAGNRTVHERIHTKEKPYQCKYCSKYFTASGHKTRHERSHTKQKPYQCRYCKKSFSQSYNKTAHERIHTKETPYQCRYCKKSFAYGSSKTKHEKIHTKDKH, encoded by the coding sequence ATGAAGAAATTATCTCCCTATCTGGTTGACCGTCTGCCAGTTCATACATGCAAGTATTGCACACAAAGATTCTATTATAGTACTTGTAGATATTTACTTCATTTAAGATTCCATGAAAACTGGACATACCCATACAGGAATGGTTCGTTCCAACAGGCTTGCGCAGCATATCGCCGACATTTGTCTCTGCATCATCAATCTTGCGCGCAGAGTTTTTGTAGTAGAGAAAAGATAAATCTACATAAAAGGATAAGCACCAACCAGAAACGTGACAGATATAAGATTATTCCATGGGTAAAGAATAAGACAAGACATGTACGGATTCGTACTAAAGGAAAATCAGTACATGATCAACATGATAAACTTAAAAAACGACTGACAATTTGTTTGAAGAAACTAAATTTGGAAGAAATACTAAAGGGCAATTTTATAGGAGACCACCTTAAATCAAATAAGTATTATTGCTGCGACAAAGAGACCTTAACAGTGTGTGAAAGGTCAAAGAATGAATTGaatcacaccaaagagaaaccctatcaatgtAGATATTGCAACAAAAGTTTCTCACACCAAAATGACACGATTCAACATGaaagaattcataccaaagagaaccCATATCGATGTAAATAtcgcaacaagagtttctcacaggcgAGTATCAAACCTACACATGAACGGATTGATAGTAAAGAGAAACTCTATCAATGTAGATATTGCAACAAGGGTTTCTTATGGGCAGGTAACAGAactatacatgaaaggattcataccaaagagaaaccttacaaatgtaaatattgcacCAATTGTTTCTCAGCGCCAGGtcacaagactagacatgaaaggagccataccaaagagaaaccataccaatgtaaatattgtgaaaagagtttctcacagtCATATAACAAGGctgcacatgaaaggattcataccaaggTGACATATCAATGTAGATATTGCAAGAAGGGTTTTGCATACGGTGGTAacaagactaaacatgaaaggattcataccaaagagaaaccatatcaatgtaaatattgcaacaagagcttCTCACGGGCAGGTAACAgaactgtacatgaaaggattcacaccaaagagaaaccttaccaatgtaaatattgcagcaAGTATTTCACAGCGTCGGGtcacaagactagacatgaaaggagcCATACCAAacagaaaccttaccaatgtagatATTGCAAGAAAAGTTTCTCACAGTCATATAACAAAActgcacatgaaaggattcataccaaagagactCCATATCAATGTAGATACTGCAAGAAAAGTTTTGCATACGGAAGTAGCAAGACtaaacatgaaaagattcataccaAAGACAAACAttaa